The Amycolatopsis endophytica genome includes the window CGGGCCAGTGGCACCACGTCGAGGTGTGGGTGCCGGACCTGGCCCGCGCGGAGGCGAGCTTCGGCTGGCTGCTGGGCGAACTCGGCTGGCGCGAACACCAGCGCTGGCCCGGCGGCGTCAGCTGGAAACTCGGCACGGGCTACCTCGTGGTCGAGCAGTCCCCGGCGCTCACCGGCGACCACCACGACCGCTGCGCGCCCGGGCTCAACCACCTGGCACTGCACGCCGGCCCAGCGGATCGCCTCGACGCGCTCGTCACGGCGGCGCGCGACCACGGGTGGCGGGCCCTGTTCGAAGACCGCTACCCGCACGCCGGCGGCGCTGATCATTACGCCGCGTATCTGGAGAACGCCGACGGCTTCGAGGTCGAACTCGTCGCCGAATCACCGCGGGTCACTCGACCGGGTTAGTCACTCTCTACACTGGGCTGGCTGTTGCTGAGGGAAGGACCGACGGTGGCGATGCGTGAGGTGCTCGGCGGGATGCTGGCCGCGGTGCTGGCCGTCACCGCGCTGGCCGGGTGCACCGGCAGCGTCCCGCCCCAGGCCGAGGGCTCCCAGGGCGGCGTGATCGGTGGCGCCCCGCCGGAAACCACCACGACCTCGCCCGGCGCGGTCCAGTTGCAGACCGGCTCGCCGCGGGAAAGCCCCGGCGTCGTCGCGGCGGGCGGCCCCGGCGCGCCCTACAACTACGGCCCGACGCTGATGTCCGACGGCGCCACGACCCGGATGTGGTGGTGCAGCCAGGACCCGGCCGCGCTGCCACCGGGCGACGACATCCTCTACGCCCAGGCCGGCTCCCCGGACGGCCCGTTCACCGGTCCCGGCGGTGGGGTGCCGCCCGCGGCACTGTCCGGCAACCCCGGACAGTTCGACGGGGTGCACGCGTGCGACCCGTCGGTGATCCGCGTCGACGGGACCTACTACCTGTACTACACGGGTGCCGCGGGCGATCACGCGCTCGGCAACTCGATCGGCCTCGCGACCAGCACCGACGGCATCACCTGGCAGCGCGTCAACGGCGGCAGGCCGATCGTCGACCCGGCACACGACACCCACCGCGACAACCTCTACGGCGCCGGGCAGCCCGCCGTCGTGTACCTCGACGGCTGGTTCTACCTGATGTTCACCGACACCACCGGCCTCGGCGCGGGCTGGAACGGTGCCGGGCAGTTCGTGCTCCGCTCGACCGACCCCACCTTCGCGAGCGGCGTGGAAGCGCTGGGAGAGGCCGGATTCGCGGCGGTCGCAAGCACCGTCACCCCGCGCACGAAGTCGCTGGTCGACGCGTTCAGCGCCGACCTGATGTGGATCGACGCCCTCGACGCGTGGGCCATCGCGCACGAGACCGCGGACGGCACCACGGTCACCTTCTGGGACCGCGACTTCGTCCGCTCCCCGTACCGGCCGCTGCTGATCCCGGGGGCGTGGCGGGAGGGGCCGGGCCTGGTCCGGCAGCCGGACGGGCACGCCCCGGTGTCGGCGACCGATCCGTGCGGGCGCGTGCCGCTGGACGTCGTGCGCGCGACCGTGACCGGTGAAGCCAACGCGCCGACCGACCTGCGGCGGTTCGGACTGGACATCGTCGGCGTCGACGCCTGCGCCGATCCGCAGCGGGCGCTGACCATCCTCGACGGGTTCGCGGTGCCCTCGCCGGTGCGGACGATGGACCTGGTCGTCTCCGGGCAGGTGGTGCGCGTCGACCGCCGCTCGGTGGCGCGGGAACTCGCCGACCACGTGCTCGACCGCCGCCCGGACGTGATGGACCGGTTCCCGGTCGCGGCGCGGCTGGAGTCCGGGACGCGTGCGCTCGCGGCCGACGGCCTTGGCCTCGGTTTCCTGCTGGACGACGGCCGGCTCTACCCGGTGCGCGAGCCCGGCGCGGTCACCGCCAACGGCTCCTCGACGGAGGACGTGACACCGGCGCGGTGGCGTGGCTTCCCGGCGGGTCCGGCGCTGGGCTGAGATTCCTCAGTCCCCGGCGGCGCGGTGACGGGGCGTGGGCCGCGGGCGCGCGCTGGGACGCGGACGCCGGGGCGCCGTCCGGTCGTCCTCGGGCTCTTCGGGTCCGCCGGGGCGCTTGAGCCGCCCGCCGACGAACAGGCCGAGCCCGGCCGGGACCAGAACCAGCAGCGCGGTGAACGCGGCGCCACCGGACACCGCGGGCCACAGCTCGGTCGCGCCGGTCCGGTCGACGAACAGGGCGCGCCCGATCACGTACAGCACCCCCGACACCGGCCCGGCGACCAGCGCCGCGATGAACCACGTGCGGCCCGCCTCCTCGCGGCGCGTCCACGCGTCCAGCGCGCTCCACAGCGCCGCGGCGCCCACCAGCAGCGCGATCACCGCGATCCGGGTCGTCGTCAGGCCCGTCGGGTCATAGACCGTCGCCTTGGCGAGCGCGATCTCCGCGATCGCGTGCAGCACCGCCATGCCGAGCCCGCGAACCAGCCAGGACCGAAACACCATTCACCCATCCTCACACCGCACTAAGCTGCCACTGTGCCCGACCTCCACGCCGCCCGGCGCGACGCCCTGCGCTCCCTGCTCAACGAGTCCGGCGTCGACGCGTTGCTCGTCACCGACCTGCTCAACGTCCGCTACCTGACCGGTTTCACCGGGTCCAACGCCGCGCTGCTGGTCCACGGCGGGGGAGAGGACCGCACGCTCTTCTGCACCGACGGCCGCTACACCACCCAGGCCGGGGCCGAGGTGCCCGACCTGGAGCGCGTGATCGACCGCGAATCCGCCCCCGCGCTACTGGACCGGGCGAGCACGCAGGCCGCCGCGCACCGGCGCACCGGCTTCGAGAGCCAGCACGTCAGCGTGGAGGCCCACGATCTGCTCGCCCGCCACGCCGGGGGCGTCGAGCTGATCCGCGCGCCCGGTCTGGTCGAACAGCTGCGGCTGGTCAAGGACGAAAGCGAGATCGAGGCACTGCGCATGGCCTGCGCGGCCGCCGACCGCGCGCTGGCGGGCCTGCTGGAGCACGGCGGCATCCGGCCGGGCCGCACCGAGCTCGACGTCGCCCGTGATCTGGAGAACCGGATGCTCGACCACGGCTCGTCGGGGCCGTCGTTCGAGTCGATCGTCGCGTCCGGGCCGAACTCGGCGATCCCGCACCACCGTCCCACCGGTCGCGTCCTGCGGGCCGGTGACCTCGTCAAGCTCGACTTCGGCGCGACCGTCGACGGCTACCACTCCGATATGACCCGCACCGTCGTGCTCGGCCGTCCCGCGGACTGGCAGGAGGACCTGTACGAGCTGGTCCGGCGCTCGCAGCAGGGCGGGCTGGACGCCGCGCTGGACGGGCGGGAACTGGCCGAGGTGGACCGGGCCGCGCGGAGCGTGATCGAGGACGGCGGGCACGGCGAGGAGTTCTCGCACGGCCTCGGCCACGGCGTCGGGCTGGAGGTCCACGAGGCACCGAGGCTCGCGGGAAACGTCGCCGGTACACTGTCCGCTGGCATGACGGTCACCGTGGAACCTGGCGTCTACCTCGCCGGCCGCGGTGGCGTGCGCATCGAGGACACGCTGGTCGTGCGGGACGCCGCTCCCGAACTCCTCACCCTGAGCAGCAAGGAACTCGTGGTCGTCTGACGCGGCCCGATCGGAAACAGGAGAACTGGACAACCCGTGGCCACCACCAACGACCTCAAGAACGGCCTGGTGCTGAACCTCGACGGACAGCTCTGGTCCGTCGTGAACTTCCAGCACGTCAAGCCGGGCAAGGGTGGCGCCTTCGTGCGCACCACGCTCAAGCACGTGCTGACCGGCAAGGTGGTGGACAAGACCTTCAACGCGGGCACCAAGGTCGACACCGCGACGGTGGACCGCCGCACCATGACCTACCTGTACAACGACGGGTCGGACTTCGTCTTCATGGACGGCGAGACCTACGACCAGATCACGGTGCCGCGGGAGATCGTCGGCGACGGCGCGAACTACCTGCTGGAGAACACCGAGGTCCAGGTCGCGATCCACGAGGAGGTGCCGCTCTACGTCGAGCTGCCCACCTCGGTCGAGCTGGTCGTCCAGCACACCGACCCGGGCCTGCAGGGTGACCGCTCCACCGGCGGCACCAAGCCGGCCACGCTGGAGACCGGCGCCGAGATCCAGGTGCCGCTGTTCCTGAGCACCGGTGCCAAGGTCAAGGTCGACACCCGCGACGGCCGTTACCTGGGCAGGGCCTAGGTTGTCCGACTCCCCAGCTCCCCGGCGCGGCGGTCAGCCCGGCCGTCGTGCTCTCCGCAGGCGCGCCGTCGAGATCCTGTACGAGGCCGCCCAGCGTTCACTCGATCCGGTGACGTTGCTGGCGGACCGGGTGGGCTCGACCGACGCCGACCCGGTCGGCGACTACACGATCTCGCTCGTCGAGGGCGTGACGGCGAACCGCGAGCGCATCGACGAGCTGCTGGCCGAGCACGCGCACGGCTGGTCCGTGGACCGCATGCCGCCGGTCGACCTGTCCGTGCTGCGGGTGGGTGTCTACGAGCTGCTGTGGGCGGCCGACGTGCCGGACCCGGTGGCGATCGACGAGGCGGTCGGCCTGGCCCGCGAGCTGTCCACCGATGATTCGCCGCGGTTCGTCAACGGCGTGCTGGGCCGGATCGGCACGATCGCGGACCGCATCCGCGCGGTTCTCTAGAGCACAGCAGAAAGGCCCGGCGCGCGGAGACCGCGCCGGGCTTTTCGCTGCTCAGAGGTCTTTAGTCCTCCTTGGCGGGACGCGCTTCGGGAGGCAGAACGCCCCAGTCGATGAGCTGCTCGGTCAGCTCGCCGGGGGTCATGTCGTAGATGATGGCCAGCGACCGCAGGTCCTCGGTGCGGATGGAGAGCACCTTGCCGTTGTAGTCGCCGCGCTGGCTCTGGATGGTGGCGGCGTAGCGGGCGAGCGGGCCGACCTTCTCGGCGGGCAGCTGCTGGAGCCGCTCCAGGTTGATGACGATCTTGGTGGCGGGTTCGGCGCCGGACGGTACCCGGCCCTCGGGCAGCAGTTCGACCACCGGCACGCCGTAGAAGTCGGCCAGCTCGGCCAGCTTCTGCACGGTCACGGCACGGTCGCCACGTTCGTAGGAACCGACCACGACGGCCTTCCACCGTCCCCCGGACTTCTGCTCGACCCCGTGCAGGGACAGGCCCTGCTGCTGGCGGATCCCGCGGAGCTTCGCCCCGAGCGCCTTGGCGTAATCGCCCATCTGGTGGTTCTCCGTTTCCTCGCCCAGTCGGTCTCATGGGCCGCCGGGGAACTGCCGAGTTGAACACTCAGAGTAATGGTTACGCATTGTCGTCACCAGGTCAAGAACATGATGCCTCTCGCACCACCCGGACGGCTGAACGGCATCGCCTGTTAGCATCGGGGAGGTTTCCTCGGCAAGCAGGAGATCGACGTCCTTTAAGGACCCGTCCGGTGAGGCGGGGAAGGAGTCCGCTGTGGCGTCACGCCCTCGTGACGCGGCAGCACCAGGTGGCGAGCGTGAGCTGCTCTCCGCCGGTGATGTCGCGCGCACCATCGCCCGGATGGCCCACCAGGTCATCGAGAAGACCGCCCTCGGCGGCGGCCCGGGCGCACCACCCGTTCTCCTGGGCATCCCGACCCGGGGCACCTCGCTGGCCACGCGGCTGGCCGAGCGCGTCGCCGAGTTCTCCGGCGTCGAACCGCCCACCGGGGCCCTGGACATCACCCTCTACCGCGACGACCTGCGCCGCCGTCCCACGCGGCCGCTCGCGGACACCTCCCTGCCCGACACCGGTATCGACGACCGTGTCGTCATCCTGGTCGACGACGTGCTGTTCTCCGGCCGGACCGTGCGCGCGGCGCTGGACGCCCTGCGCGACCACGGCCGTCCGCGCGCCGTGCAGCTGGCCGTCCTGGTCGACCGCGGGCACCGCGAGTTCCCGATCCGGGCCGATTACGTGGGCAAGAACATCCCGACCGCCCGCGCCGAGGACGTCGCCGTCCTGCTGTCCGAAGTGGATGGGCGCGACGCGGTGCTGCTGCGCGAGGGGGAAGCGAAGGCATGAAGCACCTGCTGGCCACCGAAGGCCTCGACCCCGACCTGGCGACCGCGGTGCTGGACACCGCCGACGGTCTCAAGCGCACGCTGCTCGGCCGCGAGGTCCGCAAGCTGCCGACGTTGCGCGGCCGCACCGTCATCACCATGTTCTACGAGAACTCCACCCGGACCAGGGTCTCCTTCGAGATCGCCGGGAAGTGGATGAGCGCCGACGTGGTGAACGTCTCCGCCGGCGGCAGCTCGGTCGGCAAGGGGGAGTCGCTGCGGGACACCGCGCTGACCCTGTCCGCCGCGGGCGCCGACTGCGTCATCGTCCGCCACCCGGCCTCGGGCGCGGCGCAGCGCCTGGCCGGCTGGCTGGAGGGCACCGGCACCTCGGTCGTCAACGCGGGCGACGGTATGCACGAGCACCCCACGCAGGCGCTGCTCGACGCGGCCACCCTGCGGGAACGGCTCGGCGGCATCAAGGACCGGCGGGTCGCCATCGTCGGCGACGTGCTGCACAGCCGGGTCGCTCGCTCCAACATCCACCTGCTGTCCGCGCTCGGCGCCGAAGTGGTGCTGATCGCCCCGCCGACGCTGCTGCCCGCCGGGGCCGGTGCGCTGCCGGTGACCGTGTCGCACGACCTGGACGCCGAACTGCCCGCCCTGGACGCCGTGATGATGTTGCGGGTGCAGGCCGAGCGGATGCACGGCGGGTTCTTCCCGTCGGCCCGCGAGTACTCGATCGCCTACGGCCTGAACGAGGCGCGGACGCGGCTGCTGCCCGAACACGCGGTGGTGCTGCACCCCGGCCCGATGCTGCGCGGCATGGAGATCTCCTCCGCGGTCGCCGACGCGCCGTCCGCGGCGATCACCGAACAGGTCCGCAACGGGGTGCACGTGCGGATGGCCGTCCTGTACCACCTGCTGGCCGGAGAGGAAGACGCGAAGTGAACCAGGTACTGATCAAGGGCGCCCGGCTCTACGGCGAGGGCGACCCGGTGGACGTCCTGGTCACCGGCGGCACCATCGCCGAGGTCGGCGAGGTCGACGTGCCCGAGGGCGCCGAAGTCATCGAGGCGGCGGGCCAGGTGCTGCTGCCCGGCTTCGTCGACCTGCACACCCACCTGCGTGAACCGGGCCGCGAGGACACCGAGACGATCGAGACCGGCTCGGCCGCCGCCGCGGTCGGCGGGTACACCGCCGTCTTCGCGATGGCCAACACCGACCCGGTCGCCGACAACTCGGTGATCGTCGAGCACGTGTGGCGCCGGGGCCGCGAGACCGGCCTGGTCGACGTGCACCCGGTCGGCGCCGTGACCGTCGGCCTCAAGGGCGAGCGGCTGGCCGAGCTGGGCACCATGGCGAAGTCGGCGGCGGGCGTGCGGGTGTTCTCCGACGACGGCCACTGCGTGCACGATCCGCTCATCATGCGCCGCGCGCTGGAGTACTCGACCGCGCTGGACGTGGTGATCGCGCAGCACGCCGAGGAGCCGCGGCTGACCGTCGGCGCGCAGGCCCACGAGGGCGAGCAGGCATCGCGGCTGGGCTACGCGGGATGGCCCGCCTCGGCCGAGGAGTCGATCGTCGCGCGCGACTGCATCCTCGCCCGGCACGCCGGTGCGCGCCTGCACGTGTGCCACGTCTCGACCGCCGGGACCGCCGATGTGCTGCGCTGGGCGAAGGATCGAGGCACCCGCGTCTCCGCCGAGGTCACCCCGCACCACCTGCTGCTCACCGACGAGCGCCTGGACACCTACGACCCGGTGAACAAGGTCAACCCGCCGCTGCGGGGAGGCACCGACGTGGAGAAGCTGCGCGCCGCGCTGGCCGAGGGCGTCATCGACTGCGTCGCCACCGACCACGCCCCGCACGCGCCGCAGGACAAGGACTGCGAGTGGGCGGCGGCCCGGCCCGGCATGCTCGGCCTGCAGACCGCGCTGTCCGTCGTCGCCGCGACCATGGTCGAAACCGGACTCCTGGACTGGCGCGGCGTGGCGAAGGTCATGAGCGAGCGCCCCGCCGAGATCGCCGGGCTGCCCGACCAGGGACGGCCGCTCGCCGTGGGCGAACCCGCCAACCTCGCGCTGGTCGACCCGGGCGCACAATGGACCGTGCGGGGGGCGGAGCTGGCCAGCCTCGCCGCCAACACCCCGTACGAGGGAATGCGGTTGCCCGCCGTGGTGACCGCGACGCTGCTGCGCGGGCGCGTGACGGCCCGCGAAGGGAAGATCTGCTGATGGACCGGTTGCTGCTCACCCTGCTGGTGTTCGCCTGCTTCCTGCTCGGCCTGTGGGCCATGCGACGAAGCTGGCGGCGGCGCGCCCGGTCGCAGAGCGCCGTGCTGCCGCCGTTCCCGCGGACCCCGGAAGAGCCCGGCGCCGAGGTGCTGCCGGAGACCAAGGGCCTGTACGTGAGCACCACCACGGCAGGCGACTGGCAGGACCGGATCGTCACGCGCGGGGTCGGCCTGCGCGGACGGGCGGTGCTGCGGCTCTACCCGTCCGGCGTCGAGATCGACCGGGCGGGCGCGCCCGGGTTCTTCATCCCCCGTGAGTCCATTGTGGAGGTCAAACGCGCGAGCGGGATCGCCGGGAAGGTGATGGGTACCGACAGCCTCATCGTCATCACCTGGCGTCTCGGCGAGAAGGAGCTGGACACCGGCTTCCGCGGCGACGACCTCGACGTCTATCCACAGTGGATCAAAAGCTTGTCGGAACGAGAGATCAAGGGAGGAGCCCAGTGACCGTGGGCACCAGGACACCGGCCGCATTGGTGCTGGAGGACGGGCGGGTGTTCCGCGGATCGGCCTACGGCGCCCAGGGTCGCACGCTGGGCGAGGCCGTGTTCTGTACCGGCATGACCGGCTACCAGGAGACGCTGACCGATCCGTCCTACCACCGTCAGATCGTGGTGCAGACCGCGCCGCAGATCGGCAACACCGGCTGGAACGACGAGGACGACGAGTCCGCCCGCATCTGGGTGTCCGGCTACGTCGTGCGCGACCCGGCCCGTACCCCGTCGAACTGGCGGTCCCGCCGCACCCTGGACGACGAGCTGGCACGCCAGGGCGTCGTCGGCATCAGCGGCGTCGACACCCGCACCCTGACCCGCCACCTGCGTGAGCAGGGCGCGATGCGCGCCGGGGTGTTCTCCGGCGACGCGCTGGACACCGACGAGGCGATGGTCGGGCAGGTGCTCGCGAGCCCGCCGATGAAGGGTGCCGACCTGGCGGGCGAGGTCACCACGGCCAAGCCGTACGTCGTGGCGCCCGAGGGTGAGCGCCGCTTCCGCGTCGCCGCGCTGGACCTGGGCATCAAATCCAACACCCCGCGCCAGATGAGCCGCCGCGGCATCGAGCTGCACGTGCTGCCCTCGACGAGCTCGGTGGAGGAGCTGCTGGCGGTCGAACCGGACGGGGTGTTCCTGTCCAACGGCCCCGGTGACCCGGCCACGCAGGACCACGCGGTCGCGCTGACCGAGGAGGCGCTGCGCCGCGAGATCCCGCTGTTCGGCATCTGCTTCGGCAACCAGGTCCTCGGCCGCGCGCTGGGGCTGGGCACCTACAAGATGCGCTACGGCCACCGGGGCATCAACATCCCGGTGATCGACGTGGAGACCCGGCGGGTGGCGATCACCGCGCAGAACCACGGCTTCGCCCTCGAAGGCGAGCCCGGTCAGCGGTTCGAGTCGCCCTTCGGGGCCGCCCGGATCAGCCACTACTGCCCGAACGACGACACCGTCGAGGGCGTGCGCTGCGCCGACGTGCCCGCGTTTTCGGTGCAGTACCACCCCGAGGCGGCCGCCGGACCGCACGATGCGGCGCCGCTGTTCGACGAGTTCGTGACCCTGATGGAGAAGAAGAGCCGCTGATGCCGAAACGTACAGACATCGAGCACGTGCTCGTCATCGGTTCCGGCCCGATCGTGATCGGCCAGGCCGCCGAGTTCGACTACTCGGGTACCCAGGCCTGCCGGGTGCTGCGCGCGGAGGGCCTGCGGGTCAGCCTCGTGAACTCCAACCCGGCCACGATCATGACCGATCCGGAGTTCGCCGACTCGACCTACATCGAGCCGGTCACGCCGGACTTCGTCGAGAAGGTCATCGCGCACGAACAAGCACAGGGCCGCCCGGTCGACACGCTTCTGGCCACGCTCGGCGGGCAGACCGCGTTGAACACGGCCGTCGCCCTGCACGAGCGCGGCGTGCTGGAGAAGTACGGCGTCGAGCTGATCGGCGCCGACATCGACGCGATCCAGCGCGGCGAGGACCGGCAGAAGTTCAAGGACATCGTCCGCACCATCGGCGGCGAGGTGCCGCGCAGCAAGGTGTGCCACTCGATGGACGAGGTCCGCGAGACGGTCGCCGACCTGGGCCTGCCGGTCGTCATCCGGCCCTCGTTCACGATGGGCGGTCTCGGCTCGGGCATGGCGCACACCGACGAGGAGCTGGAGCGGCTGGCCTCGATCGGGCTGTCCGAGTCGCCGGTCACCGAGGTGCTCATCGAGGAGAGCGTGCTCGGGTGGAAGGAGTACGAGCTCGAGCTGATGCGCGACCGCCACGACAACGTGGTGGTCATCTGCTCCATCGAGAACGTCGACGCGATGGGCGTGCACACCGGTGACTCGGTGACCGTCGCCCCCGCGATGACCCTGACCGACCGCGAGTACCAGCACATGCGCGACGTCGGCATCGCGGTGCTGCGCGAGGTCGGCGTCGACACCGGCGGCTGCAACATCCAGTTCGCGATCAACCCGCGGGACGGCCGCATGGTCGTCATCGAGATGAACCCGCGCGTGTCCCGTTCCAGTGCGCTCGCGTCGAAGGCCACCGGCTTCCCGATCGCCAAGATCGCCGCGAAGCTGGCCATCGGGTACTCGCTCGACGAGATCCGCAACGACATCACCGGTGAGACGCCGGCCTCGTTCGAGCCGACGCTGGACTACGTCGTGGTCAAGGTGCCGCGCTTCGCGTTCGAGAAGTTCCCCGGCGCCGACCCGATGCTGACCACCACGATGAAGAGCGTCGGCGAGGCGATGGCACTGGGCCGCAGCTTCCCGGAGGCGCTGGGCAAGGCGCTGCGCTCGATCGACACCAAGGCGTCCGGGTTCTGGACCACCCCGGATCCCGAGGGCGCCACGCTGGAGAACACCCTGGAAGCGCTGCGCACCCCGCACGACGGCCGCCTCTACGCGGTCGAGCGGGCCCTGCGCCTGGGCGCGACCGTCCAGCAGGTGCACGAGGCCAGCGGCATCGACCCGTGGTTCATCGACCAGATCGCGCTGATCGGCGAGGTCGGGGCCGAGGTGCGCGACGCCGCCGTGCTGGACGCGCCGCTGCTGCGCGAGGCCAAGCGCGTCGGCCTGTCCGACCAGCAGATCGCCGCGCTGCGGCCGGAGCTGGCCGGTGAGGACGGTGTGCGGGCCCTGCGCCACCGCCTGTCGGTGCGCCCGGTGTTCAAGACGGTGGACACCTGCGCCGCCGAGTTCGCCGCGAAGACGCCGTACCACTACTCGGCCTACGAGTCCGACCCCGCGGCGGAATCCGAGGTCACGCCGCAGCCGGACAAGCCCAAGGTGCTGATCCTGGGCTCCGGCCCGAACCGCATCGGCCAGGGCATCGAGTTCGACTACTCGTGCGTGCACGCCGCCCTGGCGCTGCGTGAAG containing:
- a CDS encoding beta-xylosidase, with protein sequence MREVLGGMLAAVLAVTALAGCTGSVPPQAEGSQGGVIGGAPPETTTTSPGAVQLQTGSPRESPGVVAAGGPGAPYNYGPTLMSDGATTRMWWCSQDPAALPPGDDILYAQAGSPDGPFTGPGGGVPPAALSGNPGQFDGVHACDPSVIRVDGTYYLYYTGAAGDHALGNSIGLATSTDGITWQRVNGGRPIVDPAHDTHRDNLYGAGQPAVVYLDGWFYLMFTDTTGLGAGWNGAGQFVLRSTDPTFASGVEALGEAGFAAVASTVTPRTKSLVDAFSADLMWIDALDAWAIAHETADGTTVTFWDRDFVRSPYRPLLIPGAWREGPGLVRQPDGHAPVSATDPCGRVPLDVVRATVTGEANAPTDLRRFGLDIVGVDACADPQRALTILDGFAVPSPVRTMDLVVSGQVVRVDRRSVARELADHVLDRRPDVMDRFPVAARLESGTRALAADGLGLGFLLDDGRLYPVREPGAVTANGSSTEDVTPARWRGFPAGPALG
- a CDS encoding B-4DMT family transporter yields the protein MVFRSWLVRGLGMAVLHAIAEIALAKATVYDPTGLTTTRIAVIALLVGAAALWSALDAWTRREEAGRTWFIAALVAGPVSGVLYVIGRALFVDRTGATELWPAVSGGAAFTALLVLVPAGLGLFVGGRLKRPGGPEEPEDDRTAPRRPRPSARPRPTPRHRAAGD
- a CDS encoding M24 family metallopeptidase; its protein translation is MPDLHAARRDALRSLLNESGVDALLVTDLLNVRYLTGFTGSNAALLVHGGGEDRTLFCTDGRYTTQAGAEVPDLERVIDRESAPALLDRASTQAAAHRRTGFESQHVSVEAHDLLARHAGGVELIRAPGLVEQLRLVKDESEIEALRMACAAADRALAGLLEHGGIRPGRTELDVARDLENRMLDHGSSGPSFESIVASGPNSAIPHHRPTGRVLRAGDLVKLDFGATVDGYHSDMTRTVVLGRPADWQEDLYELVRRSQQGGLDAALDGRELAEVDRAARSVIEDGGHGEEFSHGLGHGVGLEVHEAPRLAGNVAGTLSAGMTVTVEPGVYLAGRGGVRIEDTLVVRDAAPELLTLSSKELVVV
- the efp gene encoding elongation factor P, with the protein product MATTNDLKNGLVLNLDGQLWSVVNFQHVKPGKGGAFVRTTLKHVLTGKVVDKTFNAGTKVDTATVDRRTMTYLYNDGSDFVFMDGETYDQITVPREIVGDGANYLLENTEVQVAIHEEVPLYVELPTSVELVVQHTDPGLQGDRSTGGTKPATLETGAEIQVPLFLSTGAKVKVDTRDGRYLGRA
- the nusB gene encoding transcription antitermination factor NusB, with translation MSDSPAPRRGGQPGRRALRRRAVEILYEAAQRSLDPVTLLADRVGSTDADPVGDYTISLVEGVTANRERIDELLAEHAHGWSVDRMPPVDLSVLRVGVYELLWAADVPDPVAIDEAVGLARELSTDDSPRFVNGVLGRIGTIADRIRAVL
- the bldD gene encoding transcriptional regulator BldD, with the translated sequence MGDYAKALGAKLRGIRQQQGLSLHGVEQKSGGRWKAVVVGSYERGDRAVTVQKLAELADFYGVPVVELLPEGRVPSGAEPATKIVINLERLQQLPAEKVGPLARYAATIQSQRGDYNGKVLSIRTEDLRSLAIIYDMTPGELTEQLIDWGVLPPEARPAKED
- the pyrR gene encoding bifunctional pyr operon transcriptional regulator/uracil phosphoribosyltransferase PyrR, with the translated sequence MASRPRDAAAPGGERELLSAGDVARTIARMAHQVIEKTALGGGPGAPPVLLGIPTRGTSLATRLAERVAEFSGVEPPTGALDITLYRDDLRRRPTRPLADTSLPDTGIDDRVVILVDDVLFSGRTVRAALDALRDHGRPRAVQLAVLVDRGHREFPIRADYVGKNIPTARAEDVAVLLSEVDGRDAVLLREGEAKA
- a CDS encoding aspartate carbamoyltransferase catalytic subunit is translated as MKHLLATEGLDPDLATAVLDTADGLKRTLLGREVRKLPTLRGRTVITMFYENSTRTRVSFEIAGKWMSADVVNVSAGGSSVGKGESLRDTALTLSAAGADCVIVRHPASGAAQRLAGWLEGTGTSVVNAGDGMHEHPTQALLDAATLRERLGGIKDRRVAIVGDVLHSRVARSNIHLLSALGAEVVLIAPPTLLPAGAGALPVTVSHDLDAELPALDAVMMLRVQAERMHGGFFPSAREYSIAYGLNEARTRLLPEHAVVLHPGPMLRGMEISSAVADAPSAAITEQVRNGVHVRMAVLYHLLAGEEDAK
- a CDS encoding dihydroorotase translates to MNQVLIKGARLYGEGDPVDVLVTGGTIAEVGEVDVPEGAEVIEAAGQVLLPGFVDLHTHLREPGREDTETIETGSAAAAVGGYTAVFAMANTDPVADNSVIVEHVWRRGRETGLVDVHPVGAVTVGLKGERLAELGTMAKSAAGVRVFSDDGHCVHDPLIMRRALEYSTALDVVIAQHAEEPRLTVGAQAHEGEQASRLGYAGWPASAEESIVARDCILARHAGARLHVCHVSTAGTADVLRWAKDRGTRVSAEVTPHHLLLTDERLDTYDPVNKVNPPLRGGTDVEKLRAALAEGVIDCVATDHAPHAPQDKDCEWAAARPGMLGLQTALSVVAATMVETGLLDWRGVAKVMSERPAEIAGLPDQGRPLAVGEPANLALVDPGAQWTVRGAELASLAANTPYEGMRLPAVVTATLLRGRVTAREGKIC
- a CDS encoding PH-like domain-containing protein, with product MDRLLLTLLVFACFLLGLWAMRRSWRRRARSQSAVLPPFPRTPEEPGAEVLPETKGLYVSTTTAGDWQDRIVTRGVGLRGRAVLRLYPSGVEIDRAGAPGFFIPRESIVEVKRASGIAGKVMGTDSLIVITWRLGEKELDTGFRGDDLDVYPQWIKSLSEREIKGGAQ
- the carA gene encoding glutamine-hydrolyzing carbamoyl-phosphate synthase small subunit — protein: MTVGTRTPAALVLEDGRVFRGSAYGAQGRTLGEAVFCTGMTGYQETLTDPSYHRQIVVQTAPQIGNTGWNDEDDESARIWVSGYVVRDPARTPSNWRSRRTLDDELARQGVVGISGVDTRTLTRHLREQGAMRAGVFSGDALDTDEAMVGQVLASPPMKGADLAGEVTTAKPYVVAPEGERRFRVAALDLGIKSNTPRQMSRRGIELHVLPSTSSVEELLAVEPDGVFLSNGPGDPATQDHAVALTEEALRREIPLFGICFGNQVLGRALGLGTYKMRYGHRGINIPVIDVETRRVAITAQNHGFALEGEPGQRFESPFGAARISHYCPNDDTVEGVRCADVPAFSVQYHPEAAAGPHDAAPLFDEFVTLMEKKSR